A genomic region of Alnus glutinosa chromosome 11, dhAlnGlut1.1, whole genome shotgun sequence contains the following coding sequences:
- the LOC133880946 gene encoding B3 domain-containing protein Os01g0723500-like isoform X2 has translation MGEFHGNRPYFFKLIFKGHNTEHLQIPPKFVKHLPKELPDQAILRDSSGDEWRVKLCKTAEGIYLQDGWKQYFEDHSLGDNEFLLFKYNGEKLCFDVIIFGKDGCERVYGSVIRTNHETASSSGRPRKTSLRSHLLHQSKKPCKDSPERSKVWKMAESFTSDFPYFKTCMSKCNVGMGPVLFSLLRLFPFASPSSLC, from the exons ATGGGTGAGTTTCATGGCAACAGACCCTACTTCTTCAAGCTCATCTTTAAAGGCCACAACACTGAGCACCTG CAAATCCCACCAAAGTTTGTGAAGCATTTACCGAAAGAATTGCCTGATCAAGCAATTCTTAGGGATTCCTCTGGTGACGAGTGGCGTGTTAAATTGTGCAAGACTGCAGAAGGCATATATCTGCAAGATGGTTGGAAGCAGTACTTTGAAGATCATTCATTGGGGGACAATGAGTTCTTGCTTTTCAAGTATAATGGGGAAAAATTGTGCTTCGATGTGATCATTTTTGGAAAGGATGGATGTGAGAGAGTTTATGGTTCTGTTATCAGGACAAATCATGAAACTGCCTCCTCTAGTGGTCGACCAAGAAAAACCTCTCTTCGTTCACATCTTCTCCATCAGTCTAAAAAGCCTTGCAAAGACAGTCCAG AAAGATCTAAGGTTTGGAAAATGGCCGAGTCTTTTACCTCTGATTTTCCTTACTTCAAGACCTGCATGTCAAAATGCAATGTGGGGATGGGACCCGTACTT TTCTCTCTTCTTCGTCTTTTTCCCTTTG